A genomic stretch from Methylorubrum extorquens includes:
- a CDS encoding conserved protein of unknown function (Evidence 4 : Unknown function but conserved in other organisms) — protein MADDVPDLRPRAPDSEKLTINLGFVDLGRIDLLVRDGFYANRADFIRTAVRNQLDRQGDAVTQSLARKKLSLGLSHYTRQDLEAARDAGTPLHIQVLGLASIAPDVTPELARAAIASVQVLGAFHAKPAVKAALADRTA, from the coding sequence ATGGCAGACGACGTTCCAGATCTCCGCCCGAGAGCGCCCGACAGTGAGAAACTGACGATCAACCTCGGCTTTGTCGATCTTGGCCGTATCGATCTGCTGGTTCGAGACGGCTTCTATGCCAATCGCGCCGACTTCATCCGAACGGCCGTGCGCAACCAGCTCGACCGTCAGGGCGATGCCGTCACGCAGTCGCTGGCCCGCAAGAAGCTCAGCCTGGGCCTGTCTCACTACACCCGGCAGGACCTCGAAGCGGCAAGAGACGCGGGCACTCCGCTCCACATCCAGGTTCTCGGTCTCGCCAGCATCGCCCCCGATGTGACGCCGGAACTCGCCCGTGCCGCCATCGCCTCCGTGCAAGTGCTCGGCGCCTTCCACGCCAAACCGGCGGTCAAGGCAGCCCTGGCCGACCGTACGGCCTGA